Proteins co-encoded in one Montipora capricornis isolate CH-2021 chromosome 12, ASM3666992v2, whole genome shotgun sequence genomic window:
- the LOC138025614 gene encoding probable G-protein coupled receptor 45 yields the protein MYNSCFSLDNYDIRCCFAEAADIKYKTYVAIIFASSIVLLILSPVAVVGNALILAAIWKRTFQRTWLYVLLSGLAFSDFCTGLIVQPLLALCFFLFLDESGVVDAQKHLNAYIVNYVGFISGTFFCNVELILITLLSIERWLHMSRRSLMTPRRRYLAIALFLVVPALLLVSNVVQYLRLGKLDVALTIINVVVIVLCYFITSFAYYKLYRIIRQHQQQVQGNQSSQNFGQPAINLAKYKRSVKSMLYIFALFSVTLTPVVVGIAFLLSRAENLSCLEAFAVFYVCLSICFLSPSLSPALYLWRMNELRDGVKSLFCASD from the coding sequence ATGTATaacagttgtttttcattggacaACTACGACattcgttgttgttttgctgaggCGGCCGACATAAAGTACAAGACTTATGTTGCCATTATTTTCGCAAGCAGCATCgttttacttattttgtccCCCGTGGCAGTGGTGGGAAATGCATTGATCTTGGCAGCGATTTGGAAAAGGACATTTCAGAGGACGTGGCTTTACGTTCTTCTTAGTGGTTTGGCGTTCAGTGATTTTTGCACAGGACTCATTGTACAACCATTACTggctctttgtttttttctgtttcttgacGAGTCAGGTGTAGTAGACGCTCAAAAACATCTAAATGCCTATATCGTAAATTATGTTGGGTTCATAAGCGGAACATTCTTTTGCAATGTCGAATTAATTCTTATAACACTGTTGTCCATTGAACGCTGGCTACATATGAGCAGACGGTCCTTGATGACACCTCGCCGCCGTTACCTGGCAATCGCTTTATTCCTGGTCGTTCCAGCTTTATTACTAGTTTCAAATGTTGTGCAGTATTTGAGGCTTGGAAAGTTAGATGTGGCTTTAACTATTATCAATGTTGTGGTTATAGTGCTCTGCTACTTCATTACGTCATTTGCTTACTACAAACTCTATCGAATAATTCGTCAGCACCAGCAACAAGTTCAAGGGAACCAATCTTCTCAAAATTTTGGACAACCGGCAATAAACTTAGCTAAATACAAGAGGTCTGTCAAGTCTATGTTAtacatttttgctttattttctgtCACTTTAACTCCAGTCGTCGTAGGGATAGCTTTCTTGTTAAGCAGAGCCGAGAATCTTTCTTGCCTGGAAGCATTTGCAGTGTTTTATGTTTGTCTATCGATTTGCTTCTTATCTCCATCTCTTAGTCCAGCTCTTTATTTGTGGAGAATGAATGAATTGCGCGATGGAGTTAAGAGTTTATTCTGTGCAAGTGACTAA